One window of Patescibacteria group bacterium genomic DNA carries:
- a CDS encoding reverse transcriptase-like protein: protein MHCCAQYARQGFPNITFTHVPREKNTDADRLANEAMDGA from the coding sequence ATACATTGCTGTGCACAATATGCGCGTCAAGGATTCCCAAACATAACATTTACACATGTGCCGCGAGAAAAAAATACAGATGCAGACCGACTTGCAAACGAAGCTATGGATGGTGCTTAA